Proteins encoded by one window of Mycolicibacterium sp. ND9-15:
- a CDS encoding inorganic diphosphatase gives MQFDVVIEIPKGSRNKYEVDHDTGRVKLDRYLYTSMAYPADYGFFEDTLGEDGDPLDALVLMTESVFPGCIVEARPVAMFQMIDEAGGDDKLLCVPVGDPRWDHIQDLSDVPSFELEAIKHFFVHYKDLEPGKYVKAADWVGRAEAEAELRASVERFKKSGH, from the coding sequence GTGCAATTCGACGTAGTAATCGAGATTCCCAAGGGTTCGCGCAACAAATACGAGGTGGACCACGACACCGGCCGGGTGAAGTTGGACCGCTACCTGTATACGTCGATGGCGTATCCCGCGGATTACGGGTTCTTCGAAGACACGCTCGGTGAGGACGGCGACCCGCTCGACGCACTGGTGCTGATGACCGAGTCGGTGTTCCCCGGCTGCATCGTCGAGGCCCGGCCGGTCGCGATGTTCCAGATGATCGACGAGGCCGGCGGCGACGACAAACTGTTGTGCGTGCCCGTCGGCGACCCTCGCTGGGACCATATCCAGGACCTCTCCGACGTCCCCTCCTTCGAACTGGAGGCCATCAAGCACTTCTTCGTGCATTACAAGGACCTCGAGCCGGGCAAGTACGTCAAGGCCGCCGACTGGGTTGGCCGTGCGGAGGCCGAGGCCGAACTTCGGGCGTCGGTGGAGCGGTTCAAGAAGTCCGGGCACTGA
- a CDS encoding TerC family protein, protein MNVSQLEWIITLSVTIAILLFDVVVIGRRPHEPSRRETGIALTIYVGLAIAFGLWTWFFHGSRYGVEFFAGWLTEYSLSVDNLFVFLIIMASFNVPRKYQQQALLVGIILALIFRGIFIALGAVAINQFSWVFYIFAAFLIYTAINLARDTDHEDDGDNIVVRFARNHLSLTDKWDGLKLWVKENGKRLMTPMFLVIVALGTTDLIFALDSIPAIYGLTREPYLVFTANVFALMGLRQLYFLLGDLLKRLVYLSQGLALILGFIGVKLLLHALHENEVPFINGGEHVPVPEIPTLLSLAVIVVTLLITTAASLYKTRIHDLKNAANGARKSLDSR, encoded by the coding sequence GTGAACGTTTCCCAACTCGAATGGATCATCACGCTGAGCGTGACGATCGCCATTCTGCTGTTCGACGTGGTCGTGATCGGCCGTCGGCCGCATGAACCGTCGAGACGGGAGACCGGGATCGCGCTGACGATCTACGTCGGGCTGGCGATCGCGTTCGGGTTGTGGACGTGGTTCTTCCACGGCAGCCGGTACGGGGTCGAGTTCTTCGCCGGCTGGCTCACCGAGTACAGCCTGTCGGTGGACAACCTGTTCGTCTTCCTGATCATCATGGCCAGCTTCAACGTGCCCAGGAAGTACCAGCAGCAGGCGCTGCTCGTCGGCATCATCCTGGCGTTGATCTTCCGTGGCATCTTCATCGCGCTCGGTGCCGTGGCGATCAACCAGTTCTCGTGGGTGTTCTACATCTTCGCCGCGTTCCTGATCTATACGGCGATCAACCTGGCGCGCGACACCGATCACGAGGACGACGGCGACAACATCGTGGTCAGGTTCGCCCGCAACCACCTGAGCCTCACCGACAAGTGGGACGGCCTGAAGCTGTGGGTGAAGGAGAACGGCAAACGGCTGATGACGCCGATGTTCCTCGTCATCGTCGCACTCGGCACCACGGACCTGATCTTCGCGCTCGACTCCATCCCCGCCATCTACGGCCTGACCCGGGAGCCGTACCTGGTCTTCACGGCGAACGTGTTCGCGCTGATGGGTTTGCGCCAGCTTTACTTCCTGCTGGGCGACCTGCTCAAGCGGCTGGTGTATCTGTCCCAGGGGCTGGCGTTGATCCTCGGGTTCATCGGGGTGAAGCTGCTGCTGCACGCACTGCACGAGAACGAGGTGCCGTTCATCAACGGCGGCGAGCATGTCCCGGTGCCCGAGATCCCGACCCTGCTGTCGCTGGCGGTGATCGTCGTGACGCTGCTCATCACCACCGCGGCGAGCCTGTACAAGACGCGGATACACGACTTGAAGAACGCCGCGAACGGCGCCAGGAAATCGTTGGATTCGCGCTGA
- a CDS encoding 2-oxo-4-hydroxy-4-carboxy-5-ureidoimidazoline decarboxylase, with protein sequence MLLHQGIGLEAFNAMPMRRAVHAVYECCYSVPLAADLARGRPYADHDALFREADASLFGLGEDSVGTMLQAYPDIGRRPGSGKSAAEQCAIWCDQPEVMERLAQASKRYLEHFGFGFVMFINGYDAEQLLATITDRMHNDVETERKVVRNELARINRTRLGRMLGPEGGYDNW encoded by the coding sequence GTGTTGCTCCATCAGGGGATCGGCCTCGAGGCGTTCAACGCAATGCCGATGCGCAGGGCGGTGCATGCCGTATACGAATGCTGCTACAGCGTGCCGCTGGCCGCCGATCTGGCGCGGGGCCGGCCGTACGCCGACCACGACGCACTGTTCCGTGAGGCCGACGCGTCGCTGTTCGGCTTGGGCGAGGATTCCGTCGGCACGATGCTGCAGGCGTACCCCGACATCGGGCGGCGGCCGGGCAGCGGGAAGTCGGCCGCCGAACAGTGCGCGATCTGGTGCGACCAGCCCGAGGTGATGGAGCGACTGGCGCAGGCCTCGAAACGCTACCTCGAGCATTTCGGCTTCGGCTTCGTGATGTTCATCAACGGCTACGACGCCGAACAGCTGCTCGCGACGATCACCGACCGGATGCACAACGACGTCGAGACCGAGCGCAAGGTCGTCCGCAACGAGTTGGCCCGCATCAACCGCACGAGGCTTGGACGCATGCTGGGACCCGAGGGCGGCTACGACAACTGGTGA
- a CDS encoding M1 family metallopeptidase gives MTRGRKKSTPVIDPYLPASGNFGYRASRYELDLEYKVAINRLSGTATITAVTLAALHTFTLDITDALAVTKVTVNGARPQQFHTSSGKLHIALRDALPAGAAMTIVVRYGGAPRPIRSLWGDVGFEELTDGALVAGQPNGAQSWFPCDDHPSAKASFRIQIATETPYHVIANGELVSRRARAAMTTWTYELPEPTSTYLVTLQIGRYERRRMAGNGVSIHAVLPDRLRENFEHDFARQPQMMKLFVKLFGAYPLDEGYTVVVTDDDLEIPLEAQGISIFGANHCDGRGRAERLIAHELAHQWFGNSVTAKRWRHIWLHEGFACYAEWLWSENSGGRSADEWAHHYHQRLANSPRDLVLADPGPRDMFDDRVYKRGALTLHVLRRRLGDADFFALLQDWTARYRHSSVVTDDFTGLASHYANESLRSLWEPWLYSTGLPDLESP, from the coding sequence GTGACCAGAGGCAGGAAGAAGTCGACACCGGTCATCGACCCGTACCTGCCCGCCAGCGGCAACTTCGGTTATCGGGCGTCGCGCTATGAACTCGACCTCGAGTACAAGGTGGCGATCAACCGACTGTCGGGAACGGCGACGATCACCGCGGTGACACTTGCCGCGTTACACACCTTCACCCTCGACATCACCGACGCGCTCGCGGTCACGAAGGTGACCGTCAACGGTGCTCGCCCGCAACAGTTCCACACGTCGTCGGGCAAGCTGCACATCGCTTTGCGCGATGCGCTGCCCGCCGGTGCGGCGATGACGATCGTGGTGCGCTACGGCGGCGCTCCCCGGCCGATCCGTTCACTCTGGGGCGACGTGGGTTTCGAGGAGCTTACCGATGGCGCGCTCGTCGCCGGCCAGCCGAACGGGGCGCAGTCGTGGTTCCCGTGCGACGACCATCCGAGCGCCAAGGCCAGCTTCCGCATCCAGATCGCCACCGAGACCCCGTATCACGTGATCGCCAACGGCGAGTTGGTGTCTCGGCGGGCTCGTGCGGCAATGACGACGTGGACCTACGAGTTGCCCGAGCCGACGTCGACATATCTGGTCACGTTGCAGATCGGCAGGTACGAGCGCCGTCGCATGGCCGGCAACGGCGTCTCGATTCATGCGGTTCTCCCGGACCGGTTGCGTGAGAACTTCGAGCATGACTTCGCCCGGCAACCGCAGATGATGAAGCTGTTCGTCAAGTTGTTCGGGGCCTATCCGCTCGATGAGGGTTACACCGTCGTGGTGACCGACGACGACCTCGAGATTCCGCTCGAGGCACAGGGTATTTCGATTTTCGGCGCCAACCACTGCGACGGTAGGGGCAGAGCCGAGCGGCTCATCGCCCATGAACTCGCCCATCAGTGGTTCGGCAACTCGGTGACCGCGAAGCGGTGGCGCCACATCTGGTTGCACGAGGGGTTCGCGTGTTACGCCGAATGGCTGTGGTCGGAGAACTCAGGAGGCCGCAGCGCCGACGAGTGGGCGCACCATTATCACCAGCGGCTCGCGAACTCGCCGCGGGACCTCGTGCTCGCCGACCCCGGTCCCCGCGATATGTTCGACGACCGCGTGTACAAGCGCGGGGCGTTGACATTGCACGTGCTGCGCCGCCGACTCGGCGATGCCGACTTCTTTGCCTTGCTGCAGGATTGGACCGCTCGCTATCGGCACAGCTCGGTGGTGACCGACGATTTCACGGGGCTGGCATCGCATTACGCGAACGAGTCACTTCGGTCATTGTGGGAACCCTGGTTGTATTCGACCGGGTTACCCGATCTGGAATCGCCGTGA
- a CDS encoding Pls/PosA family non-ribosomal peptide synthetase encodes MTGQLPPELPPQYLRSPSAPQPRTLIDILYDTANRYPEAPAIDDGDVQLTYAELITDIEDSVAWLAARGIGRGDRIGIRMPSGNYALYVAILAILAAGAAYVPVDADDPQERAELVFAEANVVAVITEAGLSRGPGSSRGWRAAAPLGRDDAWVIFTSGSTGTPKGVAVTHRSAAAFVDAEARMFLRDNPIGPGDRVLAGLSVAFDASCEEMWLAWRHGACLVPAPRSLVRSGMDLGPWLIARDITVVSTVPTLAALWPAEALEAVRLLIFGGEACPPELAERLAVEGREVWNTYGPTEATVVACAARLSGSGPVSIGLPLAGWDLAVVDRNGEPLPYGEVGELVIGGVGLARYLDPENDANKYGPMPTLGWSRAYRSGDLVRLEPDGLYFVGRVDDQVKVGGRRIELGEVDTALVNLPGVSGGAAAVRRTAGGTPLLVGYIASADPSFDLGKARAALAETLPAALVPRLVLVDELPARTSGKVDRDALPWPVAVDGGDGDGLTGTTGRLAGLWRDVLAAPVDGPEADFFALGGGSLSAAQLVAALRRRHPQVTVADLYDHPRLGSLAGFLDELDPPPQVRPREVKPTPRRTQAVQVTLALPLATLTGLQWVVWLALANNVLSGYVPWTVPVNWWWVGLGFVLFVTPLGRLGIAALCARLLLGGLSPGTYRRGGPVHLRVWLAERLAEASGAENLAGAPWLVYYARALGNKVGKGVDLHSTPPVTGMLRLGHRSSVEPEVDLSGHWIDGDHFHVGPITVGNDATIGARTTLLPGAVVGKDADVAPGSGVVGKVKNGQYWTGSPAVKSGKARHPWPDHRPHRAPLWVAVYGVASILISALPLLALAVGLAVIGYGVRNTGSVTDAIAPAALWTPAATLAAAVTYAVVTVIGVRLLSLGLCEGHHPVRSRIGWQIWATERLMDAARTYLFPIYASLFTPSWLRLLGAKVGRGTEISTVLLIPKFTVVEDGAFLADDTMVASYELGGGWIHVAKATIGKRAFLGNSGIAQPGRKVPDDGLVAVLSAAPRKAKAGSSWLGSPPVRLRRKPTAADALRTFHPSTRLKLLRGLVETCRIVPLIVTFGIGVAVLLALQWLAVQAGWRWAALACGAVLLVAGAIAGLAAVIAKWLVVGRIVAGEHPLWSPFVWRNEVSDTFVETVAAPWFARAAGGTPVMSLWLRALGARVGRGVWCETYWLPEADLVILGEGATVNRGCVVQTHLFHDRIMRMDTVVLEQGSTLGAHCVALPAARIGAGATVGPASLVMRGDEVPPSTRWQGNPIVSWRVSRKKHAGAPASSTRETAA; translated from the coding sequence GTGACTGGGCAGTTGCCGCCGGAATTACCGCCGCAGTATCTGCGGTCCCCGTCCGCGCCGCAGCCTCGCACGCTCATCGACATCCTCTACGACACAGCGAACCGCTACCCCGAGGCCCCCGCAATCGACGATGGCGACGTCCAGCTCACCTACGCCGAACTGATCACCGACATCGAGGACAGCGTGGCCTGGCTGGCCGCGCGCGGGATCGGCCGTGGGGACCGGATCGGGATCCGGATGCCGTCGGGCAATTACGCGCTGTATGTCGCGATCCTGGCGATCCTGGCCGCCGGCGCCGCCTACGTGCCCGTCGACGCCGATGACCCGCAGGAGCGCGCCGAGTTGGTGTTCGCCGAAGCCAACGTGGTGGCCGTGATCACCGAGGCCGGACTGTCCCGCGGCCCCGGCTCGTCGCGAGGTTGGCGCGCGGCGGCGCCACTCGGCCGTGACGATGCGTGGGTCATCTTCACGTCCGGCTCCACAGGCACCCCGAAAGGGGTCGCGGTCACCCACCGCAGCGCCGCCGCTTTTGTCGACGCCGAAGCACGAATGTTCCTGCGCGACAACCCCATCGGGCCCGGCGACCGCGTGCTGGCCGGGCTGTCGGTGGCGTTCGACGCATCCTGCGAAGAGATGTGGCTGGCCTGGCGCCACGGTGCCTGCCTGGTGCCAGCACCGCGCTCGCTCGTGCGCAGCGGGATGGACCTGGGACCGTGGCTGATCGCGCGCGACATCACCGTGGTGTCCACCGTCCCGACCCTGGCCGCCCTGTGGCCCGCGGAGGCCCTCGAGGCGGTGCGGCTGCTGATCTTCGGCGGCGAAGCGTGCCCACCGGAACTGGCAGAACGGCTCGCGGTCGAGGGCCGCGAGGTGTGGAACACCTACGGACCGACGGAGGCAACCGTCGTGGCGTGCGCCGCGCGCCTGTCGGGAAGCGGCCCGGTGAGCATCGGGCTGCCGCTGGCCGGCTGGGATCTGGCCGTGGTCGACCGCAACGGTGAGCCGCTGCCGTACGGCGAGGTGGGCGAACTCGTCATCGGCGGCGTGGGGCTGGCCCGCTACCTCGACCCGGAGAACGACGCGAACAAGTACGGGCCGATGCCGACACTCGGGTGGTCGCGCGCCTACCGCAGCGGAGATCTGGTGCGGCTGGAGCCCGACGGCCTCTACTTCGTCGGTCGCGTCGACGACCAGGTCAAGGTCGGTGGCCGTCGTATCGAACTCGGTGAGGTCGACACCGCCCTGGTCAACCTGCCCGGAGTGAGCGGCGGCGCGGCCGCCGTACGACGCACTGCCGGCGGCACCCCACTTCTGGTCGGCTATATCGCGAGCGCCGATCCGTCGTTCGACCTTGGCAAGGCGCGCGCCGCTCTGGCCGAGACGTTGCCCGCCGCGCTGGTGCCCCGGCTCGTGCTCGTCGACGAACTACCCGCCCGCACCTCGGGCAAGGTCGACCGCGACGCGCTGCCGTGGCCCGTCGCCGTCGACGGCGGCGACGGCGACGGCCTGACGGGCACGACGGGCCGGCTCGCCGGGCTGTGGCGCGACGTGCTCGCCGCTCCGGTCGACGGCCCCGAAGCCGACTTCTTCGCGCTCGGCGGCGGTTCGCTCTCCGCGGCACAACTGGTTGCCGCCCTGCGCCGGCGCCACCCGCAGGTGACCGTGGCCGACCTGTACGACCACCCTCGGCTGGGGTCGCTCGCGGGCTTTCTCGACGAGCTCGATCCGCCGCCGCAAGTCCGTCCGCGCGAGGTGAAGCCGACGCCGCGTCGGACCCAAGCCGTCCAGGTCACCTTGGCGCTGCCGCTGGCCACGCTGACCGGGTTGCAGTGGGTGGTGTGGCTGGCGCTGGCCAACAACGTCCTGTCCGGGTACGTGCCCTGGACCGTGCCGGTGAACTGGTGGTGGGTCGGCCTGGGCTTCGTGCTGTTCGTCACCCCGCTGGGCCGATTGGGTATCGCCGCGCTGTGCGCCCGGCTTCTGCTCGGCGGGTTGTCTCCCGGCACCTACCGGCGCGGCGGGCCGGTCCACCTCCGCGTCTGGCTAGCTGAGCGGCTCGCCGAAGCCAGCGGCGCCGAAAACCTCGCGGGCGCACCGTGGTTGGTGTACTACGCACGTGCGCTGGGCAACAAGGTCGGCAAGGGTGTGGACCTGCACTCGACACCGCCTGTGACCGGCATGCTCAGACTCGGACACCGCAGTTCGGTCGAACCCGAGGTCGACCTGTCCGGCCATTGGATCGACGGCGACCACTTCCACGTCGGGCCGATCACCGTCGGGAACGACGCGACGATCGGTGCGCGCACCACGCTGCTGCCTGGCGCCGTCGTCGGTAAAGACGCCGATGTGGCCCCCGGCTCCGGCGTCGTCGGCAAGGTGAAAAACGGCCAGTACTGGACGGGTTCGCCCGCGGTGAAGTCGGGCAAGGCGCGCCACCCGTGGCCGGACCACCGACCGCACCGGGCCCCGCTGTGGGTGGCGGTCTACGGTGTCGCGTCGATCCTCATCAGCGCGCTGCCGCTGCTCGCGCTCGCGGTCGGATTGGCCGTGATCGGCTACGGCGTCCGCAATACCGGCTCGGTGACGGATGCGATCGCGCCCGCCGCGCTGTGGACACCGGCGGCGACCTTGGCGGCCGCCGTAACCTACGCGGTAGTGACGGTGATCGGGGTACGACTGCTATCGCTGGGGCTGTGCGAGGGACATCACCCGGTGCGCAGCCGCATCGGATGGCAGATCTGGGCCACCGAACGCCTGATGGACGCCGCACGCACCTACCTGTTCCCGATCTACGCGAGCCTGTTCACGCCCTCGTGGTTGCGGCTGCTGGGAGCCAAAGTAGGCCGCGGGACCGAGATTTCGACCGTCCTGCTCATACCGAAGTTCACGGTCGTGGAGGACGGCGCCTTCTTGGCCGACGACACCATGGTGGCGTCTTACGAGTTGGGCGGCGGCTGGATTCACGTCGCGAAGGCGACGATCGGCAAGCGTGCGTTCCTCGGCAACTCGGGCATCGCACAACCGGGCCGCAAGGTACCCGACGACGGGCTGGTAGCGGTGTTGTCGGCAGCCCCGCGCAAGGCCAAGGCCGGCTCGTCGTGGTTGGGCAGCCCGCCGGTTCGGTTGCGCCGCAAGCCGACCGCAGCAGATGCGCTGCGCACGTTCCACCCGTCGACGAGGCTGAAGCTACTGCGCGGGCTGGTCGAGACGTGTCGGATCGTACCGTTGATCGTGACCTTCGGGATCGGTGTCGCGGTGCTGCTCGCCCTGCAGTGGCTGGCCGTACAAGCCGGTTGGCGGTGGGCCGCACTGGCCTGCGGTGCAGTGCTGTTGGTTGCGGGGGCGATCGCCGGACTCGCCGCCGTGATCGCGAAATGGCTTGTGGTGGGGCGCATCGTGGCCGGCGAGCATCCGCTGTGGTCGCCGTTCGTGTGGCGTAACGAGGTTTCCGACACTTTCGTGGAGACCGTCGCCGCGCCGTGGTTCGCCCGCGCGGCCGGCGGGACGCCGGTGATGAGCCTGTGGCTGCGGGCGCTGGGCGCCAGGGTCGGCCGCGGGGTTTGGTGCGAAACGTACTGGCTGCCGGAGGCCGACCTGGTCATCCTCGGGGAGGGCGCCACCGTCAACCGGGGCTGCGTGGTGCAGACGCACCTGTTTCACGACAGGATCATGCGGATGGACACCGTCGTCCTGGAGCAGGGTTCGACGCTCGGCGCGCACTGTGTGGCGCTGCCCGCGGCGCGCATCGGTGCCGGAGCGACCGTCGGTCCGGCCTCGCTCGTCATGCGTGGCGACGAAGTGCCCCCGTCGACGCGATGGCAGGGCAATCCCATCGTGTCGTGGCGTGTCTCACGCAAGAAGCACGCCGGCGCGCCGGCATCTTCGACCAGAGAAACGGCCGCGTGA
- a CDS encoding LuxR C-terminal-related transcriptional regulator: protein MSETSSSDIGPDMSELPTGTVTLLLADVEGSTRLWETQPDAMTAAVARLDRALADAADAHRGVRPVEQGEGDSFVIAFARAADAVSCALALQRAQLAPLKLRIGIHTGDVHLRDEGNYIGPTVNRTARLRNLAHGGQTVLSGATEPLVIDQLPSDVTLDDLGTHPLRDLPRPERVIQLCHPDLHNEFPPLRTANVVAAENLPVQLSSFIGRKKEIGGIREALTGNRLVTLTGAGGAGKTRLAVQVAAEMASGFTDGVYYVDLAPITDPDVVPVATARALGLPDQPGQPTMDVLLRFIRERRMLILLDNCEHLLDASAELVIALLGSCPALTLLTTSREPIGVTGEVSWRVPSLSLADDAIALFTDRARRVKPDFHVTVENAEAVTEICRRLDGLPLAIELAAARIRALSPTEILESLHDQFRLLTGGARTSVRRQQTLRASVDWSHALLSEPEQVLFRRLAVFFGGFDVDAAHACAGDADSERYQVLDQLTLLVDKSLVVAEDSRRGTRYRLLETVRQYAQEKLHESREGDEIRTRHRDHYTATATLLDRPPDADHERHVDWAEAEIDNLRAAFAWSRERGDVERALTLASSLQPLWLTRGRIQEGIGWLSAALADADPQTAGASAARVRASANKALLLAFLATNDHASEVEQTLELARELGDPAQLARALTACGMFAAADESARRYFSEAADVARELGDSWILGQIRAQEALAGFIGDRTTAVVQAAAEEGLRIAAEIGDAFVSRQCHMALAWEELLAGDLRKSVVTLDELAQDCSTSRDSMFSMYTSVIQTYALAYMGEVDRARVASDTALRHASELFDYYKGAVHVGFAYIHLAEGDAAAAWAEHNKARALTGIDSRIASVFAWTPLGPLACGDRDAARRAADEAVAHTAGIGRSLALAARAYVEVAQGELDCAEHDAHQALDLASCLGGHLVVPFALDSLASVAAQTGNPVAAARLLGAADVTRRHMGIVRFKVLDAAAQATTATLRETLRDNDFDAAWDEGAALSIEEAIAYAQRGRGERKRAGSGWASLTRAELDVVKLVSAGLGNKEVAARLFVSPRTVQAHLTHIYAKLGLTSRVQLAQEAAKHG, encoded by the coding sequence ATGAGCGAAACCAGCTCGAGCGATATTGGCCCGGACATGAGCGAGCTTCCGACTGGAACGGTCACGTTGCTGCTGGCCGATGTCGAAGGTTCGACTCGGTTGTGGGAAACCCAGCCCGACGCGATGACGGCCGCGGTCGCGCGCCTGGACCGGGCCCTGGCCGATGCGGCCGATGCTCACCGCGGGGTGCGGCCTGTCGAGCAGGGCGAGGGAGACAGCTTCGTCATCGCGTTCGCCCGCGCCGCCGATGCGGTGTCTTGCGCCCTCGCATTGCAGCGCGCGCAGTTGGCGCCGCTCAAGCTGCGCATCGGAATCCACACCGGTGACGTCCATCTACGTGACGAGGGCAATTACATCGGACCGACGGTCAATCGCACCGCGCGCTTGCGCAACCTGGCGCACGGCGGACAGACCGTGCTCTCGGGTGCGACGGAACCGCTTGTGATCGACCAACTTCCGTCGGACGTGACACTCGACGATCTCGGCACACACCCACTGCGCGACCTGCCTCGCCCGGAACGGGTGATCCAGCTCTGCCACCCTGATCTGCACAACGAGTTCCCGCCGCTGCGCACCGCGAATGTGGTTGCGGCCGAGAATCTTCCGGTTCAGCTGTCGAGCTTCATCGGACGCAAGAAGGAAATCGGCGGTATCCGCGAGGCCCTCACCGGCAACCGGCTCGTCACCCTGACCGGCGCGGGCGGGGCGGGCAAGACGCGGTTGGCGGTGCAGGTCGCCGCCGAGATGGCCAGCGGGTTCACCGACGGTGTGTACTACGTCGACCTGGCGCCGATCACCGACCCCGATGTGGTGCCCGTGGCGACCGCGCGTGCGCTGGGACTGCCCGACCAGCCCGGGCAGCCGACGATGGACGTACTGCTGCGGTTCATCCGCGAGCGCCGGATGTTGATCCTGCTCGACAACTGCGAGCACCTGCTCGACGCCAGCGCGGAACTGGTCATCGCGCTGCTGGGCAGCTGCCCGGCGCTTACCCTGCTCACCACGAGCCGCGAGCCGATCGGCGTGACGGGTGAGGTGAGCTGGCGGGTGCCGTCGTTGTCGCTGGCCGACGACGCTATCGCCTTGTTCACCGACCGCGCACGGCGGGTCAAGCCCGACTTTCACGTCACGGTCGAGAATGCCGAGGCGGTGACCGAGATCTGTCGCCGGCTCGACGGACTTCCGCTGGCCATCGAGCTCGCGGCGGCCCGGATCCGTGCGTTGTCGCCGACCGAGATCCTCGAGAGTCTGCATGACCAGTTCCGCCTGCTGACGGGCGGCGCGCGTACCTCGGTGCGCCGCCAGCAGACGTTGCGCGCGTCGGTCGACTGGTCGCACGCGTTGTTGAGCGAGCCGGAACAGGTGTTGTTCCGAAGGCTCGCAGTATTTTTCGGCGGCTTCGACGTCGACGCCGCGCACGCTTGCGCAGGCGATGCCGACAGCGAGCGCTACCAGGTGCTCGACCAGCTCACGCTGCTGGTGGACAAGTCGCTCGTGGTCGCCGAGGACAGCCGGCGCGGCACCCGGTACCGGCTGCTGGAGACCGTGCGGCAGTACGCCCAGGAGAAACTGCACGAGTCCCGCGAAGGCGACGAGATACGGACGCGCCACCGCGATCACTACACCGCGACGGCCACACTTCTCGACCGGCCGCCCGATGCCGACCACGAACGGCATGTCGATTGGGCCGAAGCCGAAATAGACAATCTGCGAGCAGCTTTCGCGTGGAGCCGGGAGCGCGGCGATGTCGAGCGCGCGCTTACGCTCGCGTCGTCGCTGCAACCGCTGTGGCTGACCCGAGGCCGGATCCAGGAGGGGATCGGCTGGTTGAGCGCCGCACTTGCCGACGCGGACCCGCAGACCGCGGGCGCCTCGGCGGCCCGCGTGCGGGCGTCGGCGAACAAGGCACTCCTCCTTGCCTTCCTCGCCACCAACGACCACGCCAGCGAGGTGGAACAGACCCTCGAACTGGCCAGGGAGCTGGGAGATCCCGCACAGCTGGCCCGGGCGTTGACCGCCTGTGGAATGTTCGCCGCTGCCGACGAATCGGCCCGGCGGTACTTCAGCGAGGCCGCCGACGTGGCGCGAGAACTGGGTGATTCGTGGATCCTGGGTCAGATCCGAGCACAGGAGGCGCTGGCCGGCTTCATCGGCGACCGCACGACGGCCGTCGTCCAGGCGGCCGCCGAGGAGGGTCTCCGGATCGCCGCCGAGATCGGTGATGCCTTCGTGTCACGCCAGTGCCATATGGCGCTGGCATGGGAAGAACTCCTCGCCGGGGACCTGCGAAAGTCTGTCGTCACGCTGGATGAGCTGGCCCAGGATTGCTCCACCAGTCGCGATTCGATGTTCTCGATGTACACCTCGGTCATACAGACCTACGCCCTGGCCTACATGGGAGAGGTGGACCGGGCTCGGGTGGCCTCGGACACCGCCCTCCGCCACGCGTCCGAGCTCTTCGACTACTACAAGGGCGCGGTCCACGTGGGGTTCGCTTACATCCATCTCGCCGAGGGAGACGCGGCAGCCGCATGGGCTGAGCACAACAAGGCCCGCGCGCTCACAGGTATCGATTCCCGCATCGCCTCCGTTTTCGCCTGGACGCCGCTGGGCCCGTTGGCATGCGGCGACCGCGACGCGGCTCGTCGCGCTGCCGATGAGGCAGTTGCGCATACGGCGGGGATCGGCCGATCGCTAGCGCTGGCGGCGCGCGCCTACGTGGAGGTCGCGCAAGGCGAACTCGACTGCGCCGAACACGATGCCCACCAGGCGCTCGACCTGGCGTCCTGTCTCGGCGGCCACCTCGTCGTGCCCTTCGCACTCGACTCCCTCGCTTCCGTGGCGGCGCAAACCGGCAACCCAGTGGCAGCGGCGCGCCTCTTGGGCGCAGCAGACGTGACCCGTCGACACATGGGCATAGTGCGATTCAAGGTGCTCGACGCGGCCGCTCAAGCGACCACTGCCACCCTGCGAGAAACTCTGCGCGACAACGACTTCGATGCCGCCTGGGATGAAGGTGCCGCGCTGAGTATCGAGGAGGCCATCGCCTACGCGCAGCGCGGCCGCGGCGAGCGCAAACGCGCGGGCAGTGGGTGGGCGTCGCTGACCCGCGCCGAGCTCGACGTCGTGAAACTCGTCAGTGCGGGCCTGGGCAACAAGGAGGTAGCCGCACGGCTGTTCGTCTCACCTCGCACCGTCCAGGCTCATCTCACCCACATCTACGCCAAACTGGGCCTGACGTCGCGAGTGCAGCTCGCCCAGGAAGCGGCCAAGCACGGCTGA